One genomic region from Sulfuriflexus mobilis encodes:
- the hisG gene encoding ATP phosphoribosyltransferase, whose amino-acid sequence MSNDTISIAVSKGRIYKEALPLLAHAGIVPIDDPDTSRKLILDTNQPDVKLVIIRASDVPTFVEYGAADMGITGKDVLLEYGGSELYEPLDLQIAGCKMMVAGPTEPAAKRPGRKRIASKYVNIAKKFYAAKGEQVEIIKLYGSMELAPLVGLADLIVDLVDTGNTLKANGLEPQEHIMDISSRLIVNKASMKMKHARIKAFIETMAEAVATRGA is encoded by the coding sequence ATGAGTAACGACACGATTAGTATTGCCGTATCCAAGGGCCGCATCTACAAGGAGGCGCTGCCATTGCTGGCGCATGCCGGTATTGTGCCCATCGATGACCCGGATACCTCGCGCAAGCTGATCCTCGATACCAATCAGCCGGATGTAAAGCTGGTGATCATCCGCGCCTCGGACGTGCCGACCTTTGTCGAGTATGGCGCCGCCGATATGGGTATTACCGGCAAGGATGTCTTGCTCGAGTATGGTGGTAGTGAACTCTACGAGCCGCTGGACCTGCAGATCGCCGGTTGCAAGATGATGGTCGCCGGCCCGACCGAGCCGGCCGCGAAGCGCCCGGGGCGCAAACGTATCGCCAGCAAGTACGTTAACATCGCGAAAAAGTTTTATGCCGCTAAGGGTGAGCAAGTCGAGATCATCAAACTGTATGGCTCGATGGAACTTGCACCGCTGGTCGGCCTGGCCGACCTGATTGTTGACCTCGTCGATACCGGCAACACGCTCAAGGCCAATGGCCTCGAACCGCAGGAACACATCATGGATATCAGTTCACGACTGATCGTCAACAAGGCCTCGATGAAAATGAAACACGCCCGCATCAAGGCCTTTATCGAGACCATGGCCGAGGCCGTGGCAACACGGGGGGCCTGA
- a CDS encoding KpsF/GutQ family sugar-phosphate isomerase, which translates to MNDDALRKMGLAVIEAETRAIETLRDRLDEDFVRACRYMLDCKGRIIVIGMGKSGHIGNKIASTLASTGTPAFFVHPGEAAHGDFGMITASDVIIAASNSGETDEIVTLLPLLKRLGVPLIALCGKRHSSLGQAASSYLDISVEVEACPLNLAPTSSTTVTLVMGDALAIALLEARGFTEQDFARSHPAGRLGRRLLLHISDVMHSGAAIPVVENTVSLRDALVEMTQKGLGMTAIVDADHRLCGIFTDGDLRRVLDSGVDVHNTQIIDCMTANFTSVQEDILAEEALLTMQEKKINGLLVVNKDNTLVGALNMHDMLRAGVV; encoded by the coding sequence ATGAATGATGATGCCCTGCGTAAAATGGGTCTGGCCGTTATTGAAGCCGAGACCCGCGCCATAGAAACCCTCCGTGACCGTCTCGACGAAGATTTCGTTCGCGCCTGCCGTTACATGCTTGACTGCAAGGGCCGCATTATCGTCATTGGTATGGGTAAATCGGGCCATATCGGTAACAAGATCGCCTCGACTCTGGCCAGCACCGGTACCCCGGCCTTTTTTGTCCACCCGGGCGAGGCCGCACACGGTGACTTTGGCATGATCACCGCGAGTGACGTCATCATCGCCGCCTCCAACTCCGGTGAGACCGATGAGATCGTCACCCTGCTACCGTTGCTGAAACGTCTTGGTGTGCCCTTAATCGCCCTCTGTGGTAAACGCCATTCCTCGCTGGGCCAGGCCGCCAGCAGTTATCTCGACATCAGTGTCGAGGTTGAGGCCTGTCCGTTGAATCTCGCCCCGACCTCGAGCACCACCGTTACCCTGGTCATGGGTGATGCCCTGGCCATCGCCCTGCTCGAGGCGCGCGGTTTTACCGAACAGGACTTTGCCCGCTCGCACCCGGCCGGTCGTCTCGGTCGACGCCTGTTATTGCACATCAGTGATGTCATGCACAGCGGCGCGGCAATTCCGGTTGTGGAAAACACGGTGAGCCTGCGCGACGCCCTTGTAGAGATGACACAAAAGGGCCTGGGCATGACCGCGATCGTCGATGCCGATCACCGCCTGTGCGGCATCTTTACCGATGGTGACCTGCGCCGTGTACTCGATAGCGGTGTCGATGTGCATAACACCCAAATCATTGATTGTATGACCGCTAACTTTACCAGCGTGCAGGAAGACATCCTCGCCGAGGAGGCCCTGCTGACCATGCAGGAGAAAAAGATCAACGGCCTGCTGGTCGTCAACAAGGACAATACCCTGGTCGGTGCCCTCAATATGCATGACATGTTACGCGCCGGCGTGGTCTGA
- a CDS encoding ABC transporter ATP-binding protein produces MSNAADDVLVQIRNLHFSRGKKKIFDGIDIDIRRGKVTAIMGPSGTGKTTLLRLIGGQLRPQRGSIIVDGQSVPQLRRRQLFELRKRMGMLFQSGALLTDLSVFDNVAFPLREHTQLPEAMIRDLILMKLEAVGLRNARQLMPSELSGGMARRVALARAIALDPMMIMYDEPFTGQDPISMGAIVQLIRLLNDALGLTSIIVSHDVKETTTIADDIYVLSEGRVVGHGTPEELNTTDSDWVRQFMHGLPDGPVPFHYPGPRYVDDLLAGSEQGGEG; encoded by the coding sequence ATGAGCAACGCAGCAGACGACGTCCTCGTCCAGATACGCAACCTGCATTTCTCGCGCGGCAAGAAAAAGATATTCGATGGTATCGATATCGATATTCGCCGTGGCAAGGTGACCGCGATCATGGGCCCGAGTGGTACAGGCAAGACCACCCTGTTACGCCTTATCGGCGGCCAGCTGCGCCCCCAGCGTGGCAGCATCATCGTTGATGGCCAGAGTGTCCCGCAACTGCGCCGCCGCCAGCTGTTTGAACTGCGCAAACGCATGGGCATGCTGTTCCAAAGCGGTGCCTTGTTAACGGACCTCAGTGTATTCGATAACGTTGCCTTCCCCTTGCGTGAGCATACCCAGCTGCCGGAGGCCATGATCCGCGACCTGATCCTCATGAAACTCGAGGCGGTTGGCCTGCGCAATGCCCGTCAACTCATGCCGAGTGAACTCTCCGGCGGCATGGCACGACGCGTGGCCCTGGCGCGCGCCATTGCACTCGACCCGATGATGATCATGTATGACGAACCCTTTACGGGCCAGGACCCAATTTCGATGGGGGCGATCGTGCAACTGATCCGCCTGCTCAATGATGCGCTGGGCCTGACCAGTATTATCGTCTCGCACGACGTCAAGGAAACCACCACCATCGCCGACGATATCTATGTCCTTTCTGAAGGCCGCGTAGTGGGGCATGGCACCCCCGAAGAACTCAATACCACGGATTCCGACTGGGTGCGCCAGTTCATGCATGGCCTGCCTGACGGCCCTGTGCCATTCCATTATCCCGGCCCGCGCTATGTCGATGACCTGCTCGCCGGCAGCGAACAGGGGGGGGAGGGCTGA
- a CDS encoding STAS domain-containing protein has protein sequence MKKQDDIINLSRREDGCFILKGALNFQTVPMVWQQGLNLFNEAPSLVLDLQQVSRSDSAGLALLIEWMRFARQQNKPISYINMPNQMLAIARASSLDSILPLARG, from the coding sequence GTGAAGAAGCAGGACGACATCATTAACTTGTCGCGCCGCGAAGATGGCTGTTTTATTCTCAAGGGCGCGCTCAATTTTCAGACCGTTCCGATGGTCTGGCAGCAGGGTCTAAACCTGTTCAACGAGGCCCCCAGCCTGGTGCTGGACCTGCAACAGGTCAGCCGCAGCGACAGTGCCGGGCTGGCCCTGCTCATCGAGTGGATGCGCTTTGCCCGCCAACAGAACAAGCCCATCAGCTATATCAATATGCCGAACCAGATGCTGGCCATTGCCCGTGCCAGCAGCCTCGATAGCATCCTGCCCCTGGCCCGGGGTTGA
- the murA gene encoding UDP-N-acetylglucosamine 1-carboxyvinyltransferase, translated as MDKLIITGGTRLDGSVRIAGAKNAALPIIAAALLADQPVLIRNVPHLHDVTTTLELLGRMGVDFVVDEKLNIEINAPAIKNFYVPYELVKTMRSSILVLGPLLARFGEAEVSLPGGCAIGSRPVDLHIKGLEAMGAEIKVENGYIKARASRLKGARLVMDIVTVTGTENLMMAATLADGTTVIENAAREPEVVDLAQCLISMGAKISGAGSDTITIEGVEKLHGTTYDVLPDRIETGTYLVAAAITGGRIMVKDTRPNTLDAVLAKLREAGAKIETGEDWISLDMEGKRPKAVSIHTAPYPAFPTDMQAQFTALNIVAEGSGTITETVFENRFMHVSEMQRMGADIRLEGNTAFSTGKEKITGAPVMATDLRASASLVLAGLIAEGDTIVDRIYHIDRGYDCIEEKLAGLGATIRRIPA; from the coding sequence ATGGATAAGTTGATTATTACCGGTGGTACCCGACTCGATGGCAGTGTGCGCATTGCCGGGGCGAAGAACGCCGCCTTGCCGATTATTGCAGCGGCCCTGCTCGCCGACCAGCCGGTGCTGATTCGCAACGTGCCGCACCTGCACGATGTCACCACCACGCTTGAACTGCTCGGCCGTATGGGTGTGGACTTTGTTGTCGATGAAAAACTCAACATCGAGATCAACGCCCCGGCGATCAAGAATTTCTATGTACCGTATGAACTGGTGAAGACCATGCGTTCATCGATCCTGGTACTGGGGCCATTGCTGGCGCGCTTCGGCGAGGCCGAGGTCTCGTTGCCGGGTGGTTGTGCCATCGGCTCACGCCCGGTAGATCTGCACATCAAGGGCCTTGAGGCCATGGGTGCGGAGATCAAGGTGGAGAATGGCTATATCAAGGCACGGGCAAGTCGCCTCAAGGGCGCACGCCTGGTGATGGATATCGTCACCGTTACCGGCACCGAGAACCTGATGATGGCCGCGACCCTGGCCGATGGCACCACCGTGATCGAAAACGCCGCGCGCGAACCGGAGGTCGTCGACCTGGCGCAGTGTCTGATCAGCATGGGCGCAAAGATCAGTGGTGCCGGCAGTGACACCATCACGATTGAAGGTGTCGAGAAATTACACGGCACCACCTACGACGTCTTGCCGGACCGTATTGAAACCGGTACCTACCTGGTCGCCGCGGCGATCACCGGTGGCCGTATCATGGTCAAGGATACCCGGCCGAATACCCTCGATGCGGTGCTTGCCAAGTTACGCGAGGCCGGTGCCAAGATCGAGACCGGTGAAGACTGGATCAGCCTCGACATGGAAGGTAAACGGCCCAAGGCGGTATCGATCCATACCGCACCGTACCCGGCCTTTCCGACCGATATGCAGGCGCAGTTCACGGCCCTGAATATTGTCGCCGAAGGTAGCGGTACGATCACCGAGACCGTATTTGAAAACCGTTTTATGCACGTCTCCGAGATGCAACGCATGGGTGCCGATATCCGCCTGGAAGGGAATACCGCCTTCAGTACCGGCAAGGAAAAGATCACCGGTGCGCCGGTTATGGCTACTGACCTGCGCGCCTCAGCGAGCCTGGTGCTGGCGGGGCTCATTGCCGAAGGTGACACGATCGTCGATCGCATTTACCACATCGATCGTGGTTATGATTGTATTGAAGAGAAACTGGCCGGACTCGGCGCGACCATTCGTCGCATACCGGCCTAA
- a CDS encoding VacJ family lipoprotein, with protein MNTFTRLRQLLSVTLLSLFLQACATVEGPTDPEDPFESFNRAMYTFNDTLDKAVLKPVAKGYNAVLPDPVNKGVSNFFSNLDDVVVIFNDLLQLKIERALSDTARVFFNSTIGLFGFVDVASAMEFPKHNEDLGQSFGYWGIGTGPYLVLPILGPSDIRDTVGLIGDAYIDPLNDINPDGTRTGLTLLEGVDTRAGLLSASKVLKEAALDEYLFTRDAYLQRRESLVYDGNPPKPSFDY; from the coding sequence ATGAATACTTTCACGCGTTTACGTCAGCTGCTGTCTGTGACCCTGCTCAGCCTGTTCCTGCAAGCCTGTGCGACAGTTGAAGGCCCAACTGACCCGGAAGACCCGTTTGAATCCTTCAACCGGGCCATGTACACCTTCAACGACACCCTTGATAAGGCCGTACTCAAGCCCGTCGCCAAGGGCTATAATGCTGTTCTGCCGGACCCGGTCAACAAGGGTGTCAGTAATTTCTTCAGCAACCTCGATGATGTAGTCGTCATCTTCAATGACCTGCTGCAATTAAAGATTGAACGGGCCCTTTCCGATACGGCCCGCGTATTCTTTAACAGCACCATTGGCCTGTTCGGCTTTGTCGACGTCGCCAGCGCAATGGAATTCCCCAAGCATAACGAGGACCTTGGCCAGTCCTTTGGCTACTGGGGGATTGGCACCGGGCCGTATCTGGTGCTGCCTATACTCGGCCCCAGCGACATCCGCGATACGGTGGGCCTAATCGGCGACGCCTATATTGACCCCCTGAATGACATCAACCCGGACGGTACCCGTACCGGCCTGACCCTGCTCGAGGGTGTTGATACCCGTGCCGGACTGCTCAGCGCCAGCAAGGTGCTGAAAGAGGCCGCCCTGGACGAATACCTGTTCACCCGTGATGCCTACCTGCAGCGACGTGAAAGCCTCGTTTACGACGGTAATCCACCCAAACCGTCCTTCGATTACTAG
- the hisD gene encoding histidinol dehydrogenase yields the protein MPAITRLDSAQTDFRARLDALLAWESVSDTAVFNTVNEVLNAVRTRGDAAVLEYTKKFDRLDVASMAELEMSAARLQQALDGIPAEQRAALETAAQRVREYHDKQRMESWSYTEADGTLLGQQVTALDRAGLYVPGGKAAYPSSVLMNAIPAKVAGVKELIMVVPTPDGVVNELVLAAAAIAGVDRVFTIGGAQAVAALAYGTETIPQVDKIVGPGNIYVATAKRMVFGTVGIDMIAGPSEILVICDGETDPDWIAMDLFSQAEHDEDAQSILLCPDADYLDKVAASMDRLMAEMPRAVMISTALKDRGALIRVKDLDEAVEIANLIAPEHLELSIAEPEAMSKRIRNAGAIFMGRYTAEALGDYCAGPNHVLPTSRTARFSSPLGVYDFQKRSSLIMCSPEGSAVLGKVASTLARGEGLVAHARSAEYRIKD from the coding sequence ATGCCTGCGATCACCCGTCTGGATAGCGCGCAAACCGATTTCCGCGCACGCCTCGATGCCTTGCTGGCCTGGGAATCGGTCTCCGATACCGCCGTCTTCAACACCGTCAACGAGGTGCTGAACGCCGTGCGCACGCGCGGTGATGCCGCCGTGCTCGAATACACAAAGAAATTTGACCGCCTCGACGTGGCCTCGATGGCTGAGCTGGAGATGTCGGCCGCACGCCTGCAACAGGCCCTCGACGGCATCCCGGCCGAGCAACGTGCCGCACTCGAAACCGCCGCACAACGTGTGCGTGAGTATCACGATAAACAACGCATGGAGTCCTGGTCGTATACCGAGGCAGACGGCACCCTGCTCGGTCAGCAGGTCACCGCCTTGGACCGCGCCGGTCTCTATGTGCCGGGAGGAAAGGCCGCCTATCCTTCGTCGGTGTTGATGAATGCCATCCCGGCCAAGGTCGCCGGTGTTAAAGAGTTGATCATGGTCGTGCCGACACCGGATGGCGTCGTTAACGAACTGGTGCTGGCCGCTGCCGCCATCGCCGGCGTCGACCGCGTCTTTACCATCGGTGGTGCACAGGCCGTGGCCGCGCTCGCCTATGGCACCGAGACTATCCCGCAGGTCGACAAGATCGTTGGCCCCGGCAACATCTACGTCGCCACCGCCAAGCGCATGGTCTTCGGCACCGTTGGTATCGACATGATCGCCGGGCCTTCCGAGATACTTGTCATCTGTGATGGCGAGACCGACCCGGACTGGATTGCCATGGACCTGTTCTCGCAGGCCGAGCACGACGAAGACGCACAATCCATTCTGTTATGCCCGGATGCCGATTACCTCGACAAGGTTGCCGCGAGCATGGACAGGCTCATGGCCGAGATGCCGCGCGCCGTGATGATCAGCACGGCGCTGAAAGACCGTGGTGCCCTGATCCGGGTCAAGGACCTCGACGAGGCCGTTGAGATCGCCAACCTCATAGCCCCCGAGCACCTCGAGTTATCGATCGCTGAACCCGAGGCGATGAGTAAAAGAATCCGCAATGCCGGTGCCATCTTCATGGGCCGTTACACCGCCGAGGCCCTGGGTGATTACTGTGCCGGGCCGAACCACGTGTTGCCGACCTCGCGTACCGCGCGTTTCAGTTCGCCACTGGGGGTGTATGATTTCCAGAAGCGATCGAGCCTGATCATGTGTTCGCCGGAAGGCAGCGCCGTGCTGGGTAAGGTCGCCTCGACCCTGGCGCGTGGCGAAGGTCTGGTCGCACACGCCCGCTCGGCCGAGTATCGTATCAAGGATTAG
- the mlaE gene encoding lipid asymmetry maintenance ABC transporter permease subunit MlaE: MLESIQRLGRWGINFFERTGRSSIFLVNTLFSIPNVLIRFGLVVQQVYSVGVLSLLIIFVSGLFVGMVLGLQGYNTLVDFGAEESLGVVVSLSLVRELGPVISALLFAGRAGSALTAEIGLMKSTEQLSGMEMMAVDPMERVIAPRFLAGFISLPLLATIFSAVGVMGGYFVGVGLLGVDDGAFWSQMQDKVDLQEDIMNGVIKSIVFGFVVTWIALFEGYDAVPTSEGVSRATTRTVVHSSLAILGLDFVLTALMFGNI; encoded by the coding sequence ATGCTCGAATCCATACAGCGCCTTGGCCGTTGGGGCATCAACTTCTTTGAACGCACCGGTCGGTCGAGTATTTTCCTGGTTAATACACTGTTCAGTATCCCGAACGTGTTGATACGCTTCGGCCTGGTCGTGCAGCAGGTCTATTCGGTGGGTGTGTTGTCGCTGCTCATTATTTTCGTCTCGGGCCTGTTTGTCGGCATGGTGCTTGGCCTGCAGGGCTATAACACCCTGGTCGACTTCGGCGCGGAAGAATCCCTCGGTGTCGTGGTCTCGCTGTCGCTGGTGCGAGAACTTGGCCCGGTGATCTCGGCATTGTTGTTTGCTGGCCGCGCCGGCTCGGCGCTGACGGCCGAAATTGGCCTGATGAAGAGTACCGAGCAACTCTCGGGTATGGAGATGATGGCGGTAGACCCGATGGAGCGTGTGATTGCACCGCGTTTTCTCGCCGGTTTTATTTCCTTGCCCTTGCTGGCGACCATCTTCAGTGCTGTCGGTGTGATGGGAGGATACTTTGTCGGCGTGGGCCTGTTGGGCGTCGATGATGGTGCCTTCTGGTCTCAAATGCAGGACAAGGTCGACTTGCAGGAAGATATTATGAATGGCGTCATCAAGAGCATTGTGTTTGGTTTTGTCGTGACCTGGATCGCGTTGTTTGAAGGCTACGACGCCGTGCCGACCTCGGAGGGCGTCAGCCGTGCCACGACGCGTACCGTGGTACACAGCTCCCTGGCGATCCTGGGCCTGGACTTTGTCCTCACGGCACTCATGTTTGGAAATATATAA
- the lptC gene encoding LPS export ABC transporter periplasmic protein LptC encodes MNLRLLALIVVLLSLASASIWLQEEGKQGDEDPAQKQAKQRHVPDYYMDNFEMTTMDDLGRPSSLLISDKMLHYPDDDSTELNMPTMTLYRETGKPWIVRSDRGWVAADNKLVLLSGNVVIDRHSGPDNRPVKLLTERLRIHPKTDFAETDQPVTMLSEKRKTTAIGMRAYVREGQLQLLDDVRVHYEQ; translated from the coding sequence ATGAACCTGCGCCTGCTCGCCCTCATCGTTGTATTGTTGTCACTGGCCAGCGCCAGCATCTGGCTCCAGGAAGAAGGCAAGCAAGGAGATGAAGACCCTGCACAAAAACAGGCTAAACAGCGCCATGTCCCGGACTATTATATGGACAACTTTGAAATGACGACCATGGATGATCTAGGCCGCCCCAGTTCCCTGCTGATCTCCGACAAGATGCTGCATTACCCGGATGATGACAGCACCGAACTGAACATGCCGACCATGACCCTGTACCGTGAAACCGGTAAACCCTGGATCGTCAGGTCCGACCGTGGCTGGGTAGCGGCAGATAACAAGCTGGTACTGCTCAGTGGTAATGTCGTCATCGACCGCCACAGTGGTCCGGACAACCGCCCGGTGAAACTGTTAACGGAACGTTTGCGCATTCATCCGAAAACCGACTTTGCCGAAACCGACCAACCTGTCACTATGCTGAGTGAGAAACGCAAAACCACTGCCATTGGTATGCGTGCCTATGTGCGTGAAGGACAATTACAACTGCTTGATGATGTACGGGTGCACTATGAACAATAA
- the kdsC gene encoding 3-deoxy-manno-octulosonate-8-phosphatase KdsC, with translation MKDILERAKAIKLVIFDVDGVLTDGSLFLGDDGLEYKAFNSRDGHGMKMLQEAGVTVGIITGRTSKVVDYRMQSLGIEHVYQGQHDKRIAFSEILEKLQLSPQQVAYVGDDVVDLPVMSKVGLAIAVQDAHPMVLKHAHWQTPSPGGRGAGRDVCEMLMEAHGVLQQTLNSYLQ, from the coding sequence ATGAAAGACATACTCGAACGCGCCAAGGCCATTAAACTGGTTATCTTTGATGTCGATGGGGTACTCACCGACGGCAGCCTGTTTCTCGGTGATGACGGCCTCGAATACAAGGCCTTTAACTCGCGTGATGGCCACGGCATGAAGATGCTGCAGGAAGCCGGTGTTACGGTCGGTATCATCACGGGTCGTACTTCGAAGGTCGTCGACTACCGTATGCAAAGCCTCGGCATCGAGCACGTTTACCAGGGCCAGCACGACAAACGCATCGCCTTTTCCGAAATACTGGAGAAGCTGCAACTCAGTCCGCAACAGGTCGCCTATGTCGGGGATGATGTCGTCGACCTGCCGGTAATGAGCAAGGTCGGCCTGGCGATCGCCGTGCAGGATGCCCACCCGATGGTCCTCAAACACGCGCACTGGCAAACCCCGAGCCCCGGTGGTCGCGGCGCGGGTCGTGATGTTTGTGAAATGCTCATGGAGGCGCATGGCGTTTTACAGCAAACACTGAACAGTTATTTGCAATGA
- the mlaD gene encoding outer membrane lipid asymmetry maintenance protein MlaD gives MHNSRTLEIIVGLFVALGLAALFMLAMKVSNLTTFAGNDGYSVTARFENIGGLKVRSPVTVAGVRVGRVSEIGFDNNTFEAVVTMNIGQEYNALPTDTSASIFTAGLLGEQYVSLEPGGDDKSLQSGSEIRLTQSAIVLEQIIGQFLYSQAESGGEKK, from the coding sequence ATGCACAATTCAAGAACATTGGAAATTATAGTGGGCCTGTTCGTGGCCCTGGGACTGGCGGCCTTGTTCATGTTGGCAATGAAGGTCAGCAACCTGACGACCTTTGCCGGTAATGACGGTTATAGCGTCACCGCAAGATTCGAAAATATCGGTGGCCTGAAGGTACGTTCGCCGGTGACCGTGGCCGGTGTCCGTGTCGGCCGGGTCTCGGAAATCGGCTTTGACAATAATACCTTTGAGGCCGTTGTCACCATGAACATCGGCCAGGAATACAATGCCCTGCCGACCGATACCTCGGCGAGCATCTTTACCGCCGGCCTGCTCGGTGAGCAATATGTCAGCCTCGAGCCGGGCGGTGATGACAAGTCACTGCAATCGGGCAGCGAGATCCGCCTGACCCAGTCGGCCATTGTGCTGGAGCAGATCATCGGTCAGTTCCTCTACAGCCAGGCCGAGAGCGGCGGTGAGAAGAAGTAG
- a CDS encoding calcium/sodium antiporter, giving the protein MLLNILAVIAGFAILIWGADRFVIGASATARNLGVPPLIIGLTVVGFGTSAPEMLVSGLAAWYGNPVISIGNALGSNITNIGLVIGATALVAPISVHSNTLRREFPLLFVFMLLALLLLIDGYMSRWDGVILITGMFVMLYWVTRIALRSRASDPMQEEYADEIPLHMPMWKAGLWLAVGLVLLLLGSRLVVYGAVEIAQWLGISDLIIGLTVIAIGTSLPELAASIMCILKKEDDIAVGNVVGSNMFNLLGVMGIPGLITAFEIPEAALSRDFVVMFALTIALFAMSFGLSGHHGRITRLKGSVLLASFFAYMLYLGLSSV; this is encoded by the coding sequence ATGCTATTAAATATTCTCGCTGTTATCGCCGGATTTGCCATCCTCATCTGGGGGGCGGACCGTTTCGTGATCGGTGCCTCGGCCACGGCTCGCAACCTTGGCGTACCGCCCCTGATCATTGGTCTGACCGTGGTCGGCTTTGGTACCTCGGCACCGGAGATGCTCGTTTCCGGCCTCGCGGCCTGGTATGGCAACCCGGTTATTTCGATCGGTAATGCGCTCGGTTCGAATATTACCAACATCGGCCTGGTCATCGGCGCCACCGCCCTGGTCGCACCGATCAGCGTGCATTCGAATACCTTGCGCCGTGAGTTCCCCCTGTTGTTCGTCTTTATGCTGCTTGCCCTGCTGTTGCTGATCGATGGGTACATGTCCAGATGGGATGGTGTGATCCTCATCACCGGTATGTTCGTCATGCTCTACTGGGTCACCCGTATTGCCCTGCGCAGCCGCGCCAGCGACCCGATGCAGGAGGAGTATGCCGATGAGATCCCTTTGCACATGCCCATGTGGAAGGCTGGCCTGTGGTTAGCGGTCGGTCTGGTCCTGCTACTGCTCGGTTCACGCCTGGTGGTCTATGGTGCGGTTGAGATCGCCCAATGGCTGGGCATTAGTGACCTGATCATTGGCCTGACGGTGATCGCTATCGGCACCAGCCTGCCGGAACTGGCCGCTTCGATCATGTGCATACTGAAAAAAGAAGATGATATTGCGGTTGGCAACGTGGTTGGCTCGAACATGTTCAACCTGCTCGGTGTCATGGGCATACCGGGGCTTATCACGGCCTTCGAGATCCCCGAGGCGGCCCTGAGCCGTGACTTCGTGGTCATGTTCGCCCTGACGATTGCCCTGTTTGCCATGTCTTTTGGTTTAAGTGGTCATCATGGTCGCATTACCCGTCTCAAGGGAAGCGTCCTGCTGGCGAGTTTCTTCGCCTATATGCTCTACCTGGGCCTTAGTAGTGTCTGA
- a CDS encoding BolA family protein, whose amino-acid sequence MQPEAIKTLIEQGLTGVEARVTGDGSHFDAVVIGDVFAGMSPLNKQRTVYGTLGDRITSGEIHALSIKAYTPAEWKKASQFQVS is encoded by the coding sequence ATGCAACCCGAAGCAATTAAGACATTGATCGAGCAAGGATTAACTGGCGTCGAGGCGCGGGTAACCGGCGATGGTAGCCATTTTGACGCCGTCGTCATCGGTGATGTGTTCGCGGGCATGAGCCCGCTGAACAAGCAACGTACCGTATATGGCACCCTGGGGGATCGCATCACCTCGGGCGAAATTCATGCCCTGAGCATCAAGGCCTACACCCCCGCCGAGTGGAAAAAGGCCAGCCAGTTCCAGGTCTCCTGA